In Selenomonas ruminantium subsp. lactilytica TAM6421, the DNA window AGCATAAGCTATGGATATCCAGGAATTGAGCACGGGCGCCAGTGTCATCGTTTCCGTCCCCAAGGCGGCCAAAAGACTGGCCACAAAGCAGCAGATGGTCTGGCTTAAGGAAAGTTCCAGCACATCAGCATGGGGCGCAAAACGGTCAATATAAAGAATCTGCGCCGTCCAGCCCAAAGCACTGAGGGCCACCAACATATCCCCGGGGTTCAGGGTGATCGTCCCCTGAATAGTCAGCAGGTAAAGTCCTCCCATGGCCAGCATGGCCCCCATCCAGTTGACCATATATACCCGGGCCAGCCGGAACAGCGCCGCCCCCAAAGGCACGAGCACAATATAGAGCGCCGTGATAAAAGATGTCTTACCCACCGTGGTAAATTGCAGGGCATACTGCTGCAGAGAGCTGGCTGTAAAAAGCAGCAGACCGGCCCCCAGCCCCAGCTTCCAGCCGGAATGATGCAAGCCTCGCTGTTTCCGGTACTCGCGCCGCTTTCGATCCAGCAGCCAAAGCCCGGCCAAAAACAGTGTCCCCAAAAAGAAGCGGGCCGCGGCATAAGTAAAAGGCCCCAGTTCCTCCATGCCCACCTGCTGGGCCACAAAAGTCGTCCCCCAGATAAAGGCCGCAATCAACAGAAAGATATTGCCCCGCATTTGCATCAATGAATTCTCCTTTATTTAACAGATGGCTTCATGCTATAACAAAAGGTCTGAC includes these proteins:
- a CDS encoding DMT family transporter, coding for MQMRGNIFLLIAAFIWGTTFVAQQVGMEELGPFTYAAARFFLGTLFLAGLWLLDRKRREYRKQRGLHHSGWKLGLGAGLLLFTASSLQQYALQFTTVGKTSFITALYIVLVPLGAALFRLARVYMVNWMGAMLAMGGLYLLTIQGTITLNPGDMLVALSALGWTAQILYIDRFAPHADVLELSLSQTICCFVASLLAALGTETMTLAPVLNSWISIAYAGVLSTGVAFTLQIVGQKYAAPSEAAVIMSFEAVFGALASFLILGEQMTTAQLWGCILMFAGVIVSQLRTIMNRSN